In the genome of Haloarcula sp. CBA1129, one region contains:
- a CDS encoding GAF domain-containing protein, with protein sequence MRKLAGETGPAPTDSGTAASKIKVLLVDDYGEFRQTTAELLEHENDRIEVIEAASVEDALSYFDSESIDCIVSDYEMPETDGIEFVETVRQSNGDLPFILLTGQGSEKLASEAVSAGVTDYFVKGGGPEQYTVLTNRIENAVESYRFQRETARLSRINSLFREINRQVLRASTAEEIKEAVCEILTSSDAYQFAWIGEKNESGDIVSSAGGGDALEYVEAMLSRYGRSVFDDGPFGRAIETGEHQVASDIRTESSAQPWRELISEYGFRSMIVLPIQYTGSVQSVISIYADTPFAFDEAEQAVLTELAEIVADGLHSTATRAELEMREEVLRTITEVFTAREGALQEQIADLMQVGRSVLGTEYATLSNVNGMEYDFEVLQTPDETIFSGGTIPLSETPCAEAIANGETVVVTDVDTECGDSDRNNIWDDEVNRYLGTPLTVGGSTYGTLCFYGSGTDKAGFSDWDVTLVDLLSKWIGNELQTQRAEMGFTQLYETATDLLGVTSEEEAAQIVVSRTRDIIGLPEVVLYAFDSETNVFRPLAATEIEEYQALPADGDSPVSSAFFTEETIVCDENSTSKAGGDTMADGKAVFVPLGDHGVLRAGDTIGGVFDTQTRRITELLGATIRAAFDRLTYETELEDRQRDLEKRTVQLEQMNRLTELSQKIHERVLRADSRSEIEQAVCDQLVASDICSFAWIGEYESDTDRVTPRTWAGTDRGFLEESRTPTNETPPPPAVQTARTNEQTLNNNIADGLRGKGWQRRLLERGFQSVVSIPLSYQQLSYGILTVYAKTPDVFDLPTQSVLEEVSETVGYAINSIETKQGLVADRAVELQLEATDSDDIIHRIAGVVDAEITFEGIVPQGDTSCIVFFSTDASPGDLQACLDTLPRIERLECLTDTEDTSLFEATVSGTQLALTVAEQGGAPKLIQSDGEILEIQLEVPQTVDIRQLIAELRRSCPDIELVSRHKREHGVQTRESFHSELTAQLTPRQFEVLLAAFYSGFYQSPRDKTGQEIADTLDISQPTFSHHLRVAIRKLLEQLFSEGGTTQHLDR encoded by the coding sequence ATGCGGAAGTTGGCCGGTGAGACTGGACCGGCGCCAACGGATAGTGGAACGGCAGCCTCGAAAATCAAGGTGCTGTTAGTCGATGACTACGGCGAGTTCCGGCAGACGACGGCGGAACTGCTGGAACACGAGAACGACCGTATCGAGGTCATCGAGGCCGCGAGCGTCGAGGATGCGCTCAGTTACTTCGATTCAGAGTCGATCGACTGTATCGTCAGTGACTACGAGATGCCCGAAACTGACGGGATTGAGTTCGTAGAAACGGTGCGACAGTCTAACGGTGACCTTCCGTTTATTCTGTTGACAGGGCAAGGGAGCGAGAAGCTCGCCAGCGAAGCGGTTTCAGCCGGCGTCACCGACTACTTCGTGAAAGGCGGCGGGCCAGAGCAGTACACAGTGCTCACAAACAGAATCGAGAACGCGGTCGAATCATACCGATTTCAACGGGAAACAGCGCGCTTATCTCGGATCAATTCACTATTTCGGGAGATAAACCGCCAAGTGTTGCGGGCATCAACGGCCGAGGAGATCAAAGAGGCTGTCTGCGAAATTCTGACCAGTTCGGATGCCTACCAGTTCGCTTGGATCGGCGAAAAAAACGAGTCAGGCGACATCGTCTCCTCTGCGGGTGGTGGCGACGCACTCGAATACGTCGAAGCGATGCTCTCCCGCTATGGCCGCTCAGTTTTCGATGACGGGCCGTTCGGCCGTGCGATCGAAACCGGCGAGCATCAAGTAGCGTCTGACATCCGGACTGAATCATCGGCTCAGCCTTGGCGCGAGCTCATATCGGAATACGGGTTTCGGTCGATGATCGTGCTCCCCATTCAGTACACGGGATCAGTACAGAGTGTGATTTCGATATACGCTGACACACCCTTCGCGTTTGACGAGGCGGAGCAGGCTGTGCTGACAGAACTTGCGGAGATTGTTGCTGATGGCCTCCATTCAACCGCGACGCGTGCCGAACTCGAAATGCGGGAAGAAGTCCTGCGAACGATTACTGAAGTGTTCACAGCACGAGAAGGCGCACTACAGGAACAGATAGCGGACCTCATGCAGGTCGGCCGCAGTGTGCTTGGGACTGAGTATGCGACACTCTCTAATGTCAACGGAATGGAATACGATTTCGAAGTACTTCAGACACCTGACGAAACAATTTTTTCAGGTGGAACGATTCCCCTGTCGGAAACCCCCTGCGCGGAAGCTATCGCAAACGGGGAGACAGTCGTGGTGACAGACGTTGATACCGAATGCGGTGACAGTGACCGAAACAATATATGGGATGACGAAGTCAATCGATACCTCGGAACGCCACTGACTGTGGGTGGGAGTACTTACGGAACGCTCTGTTTCTACGGTTCCGGGACAGACAAGGCCGGGTTCTCGGACTGGGACGTAACACTCGTGGACCTGCTGAGCAAGTGGATCGGTAACGAACTACAGACACAGCGGGCGGAGATGGGTTTTACACAGTTGTACGAAACGGCAACAGATCTCTTGGGCGTGACTTCAGAGGAGGAAGCTGCTCAAATTGTTGTATCGCGAACCCGTGATATTATCGGTCTCCCCGAAGTTGTGCTGTACGCGTTCGACAGCGAGACCAACGTCTTCCGCCCACTTGCTGCCACGGAGATCGAGGAGTATCAGGCTCTCCCAGCAGACGGTGATAGCCCTGTTAGCTCAGCCTTTTTCACCGAGGAGACTATCGTGTGCGACGAAAACTCGACGTCGAAAGCAGGCGGGGACACGATGGCTGATGGGAAAGCCGTGTTTGTCCCGCTGGGGGACCACGGGGTGCTTCGAGCGGGCGACACTATCGGCGGCGTGTTCGATACCCAGACACGTCGAATTACCGAACTCCTCGGTGCGACAATTCGAGCGGCGTTCGATAGGTTGACTTACGAGACAGAACTCGAAGACAGACAGCGTGATCTGGAGAAACGGACGGTTCAGCTTGAGCAGATGAATCGACTGACAGAACTGAGTCAGAAAATTCACGAGCGCGTACTCAGGGCAGACAGTCGCTCAGAAATAGAGCAAGCAGTGTGTGACCAGTTGGTCGCATCCGACATCTGTTCGTTTGCTTGGATCGGCGAATACGAATCCGATACCGACCGGGTTACACCACGGACGTGGGCAGGAACCGACCGTGGCTTTCTGGAGGAATCCCGTACGCCCACGAATGAGACACCGCCTCCGCCAGCAGTCCAGACAGCCCGAACTAACGAACAGACGCTGAACAACAACATCGCAGACGGGCTCAGGGGAAAGGGGTGGCAGCGGCGGCTGCTGGAACGGGGGTTCCAGTCAGTCGTCAGCATCCCACTCAGCTATCAGCAGCTCTCCTACGGCATTCTGACCGTGTATGCGAAAACGCCGGACGTTTTCGATCTGCCGACACAGTCAGTACTCGAAGAGGTGAGTGAAACGGTCGGATACGCTATCAACAGCATTGAGACGAAGCAAGGGCTCGTCGCAGATCGGGCTGTCGAACTCCAGTTGGAAGCGACGGACTCCGACGATATCATTCATCGTATCGCTGGCGTCGTCGATGCAGAAATCACATTCGAAGGAATCGTCCCACAGGGCGATACCAGCTGTATCGTGTTTTTCAGCACTGACGCTTCCCCCGGTGACCTACAAGCGTGTTTGGACACCCTACCCCGGATTGAGCGATTAGAGTGTCTAACTGACACTGAAGACACGAGCTTGTTCGAAGCAACAGTATCAGGGACACAGCTCGCACTGACAGTCGCCGAACAAGGGGGGGCCCCGAAGTTAATCCAGTCTGACGGTGAAATTCTGGAGATTCAGCTTGAGGTCCCACAGACTGTCGATATTCGCCAGCTTATAGCTGAATTACGGCGGTCGTGTCCAGACATCGAACTCGTGAGCCGTCACAAGCGGGAACATGGTGTCCAAACTCGTGAGTCGTTCCACTCAGAATTGACAGCACAGCTAACCCCCCGTCAATTCGAGGTCCTGCTTGCAGCCTTTTATAGCGGATTCTATCAATCTCCACGCGACAAGACCGGTCAAGAGATAGCCGATACTCTCGATATTTCACAGCCGACGTTCAGCCACCACCTTCGGGTAGCTATCCGGAAGCTACTTGAACAGTTGTTTAGCGAAGGCGGAACGACCCAGCATCTAGATAGATAG
- a CDS encoding transposase has protein sequence MSPATLQDDPSVESFFNVVETETLALFEHLSFEFLEGFDVFAPAKTGRTRDHEPPELMRGFLHCYYKDIYGIRPVERELRNTVVWLSCGFDRPPSRDAVDRFLTDLEHVVNEVFDRLVEQAARRGLLDLTYCIDSTDVRAMPTDPDASKCYDPTDDEYYYGYGCTIVSTGQKIPIAAEFTESKQAPEETAMRVTRDALAVEQPIWMVGDSAYDTLDWHDHLLTAGVVPVAPYNARNTDDPKDIEYRIEDRIEEHSEGVQLKQSILDETYNRRTGVERTNESVKDCGLGRTHARGRVHARSQVFLALCLRLVVAITNYERGDNPGSTIITV, from the coding sequence ATGAGTCCAGCGACCCTGCAAGATGATCCTTCGGTAGAGTCGTTCTTCAATGTCGTGGAGACGGAAACGTTAGCGTTGTTTGAGCACCTCTCCTTCGAGTTTCTCGAAGGGTTCGACGTGTTCGCCCCGGCAAAGACGGGGCGAACACGAGACCACGAACCACCAGAGCTGATGCGTGGCTTTCTCCACTGCTACTACAAGGACATTTACGGCATTCGTCCGGTTGAGCGGGAGCTTCGGAACACGGTTGTTTGGCTGAGCTGTGGCTTCGATCGACCGCCGTCGAGAGACGCGGTCGATCGCTTTCTCACCGACCTCGAACACGTCGTCAACGAGGTCTTTGACCGACTCGTCGAGCAGGCCGCCCGACGCGGCCTGCTCGACTTGACCTACTGTATCGATTCAACCGACGTGAGGGCGATGCCCACCGATCCAGACGCGTCGAAGTGCTACGATCCAACCGACGACGAGTACTACTACGGCTACGGTTGCACGATCGTCTCGACCGGGCAAAAGATCCCGATTGCAGCCGAGTTCACCGAGAGCAAACAAGCACCGGAAGAGACGGCGATGCGCGTCACACGTGACGCGCTCGCCGTTGAGCAACCAATCTGGATGGTTGGTGACAGCGCCTACGACACGCTCGACTGGCACGACCACCTGCTGACCGCAGGGGTCGTGCCAGTCGCTCCGTACAACGCGCGAAACACTGATGACCCGAAAGACATCGAGTACAGGATCGAAGACCGCATCGAGGAACACAGTGAGGGCGTCCAGCTGAAGCAATCAATCCTAGACGAGACGTACAACCGCCGTACTGGCGTCGAACGAACCAACGAATCAGTGAAGGACTGCGGCCTCGGGCGAACGCACGCCCGAGGCCGCGTCCACGCACGATCGCAGGTGTTTCTTGCTCTGTGCCTTCGCCTCGTCGTCGCTATCACCAACTACGAACGCGGAGACAATCCGGGAAGCACGATCATCACGGTGTGA
- the rdfA gene encoding rod-determining factor RdfA: protein MAVDSGCKVDAVIDKYGLASADPVYESLDNGLLARWTGADDRTEMGYRSLTAWFNKRLLKQVYTEHGRESLDTRIDSDYTTLRGDDDLQRDELIERLQATGIPGASLHDDMVSWGTMRTHLNDCLDGEKELPKATTNWEQESVATAKTVVERKAETALSSLAKKGDLDGGDTAEIEAQIQLGCPDCPTRVPFDVALERGYVCKQHRNASLSAHNS, encoded by the coding sequence ATGGCTGTTGACTCCGGTTGCAAAGTAGACGCGGTTATCGACAAGTACGGGCTGGCATCGGCAGACCCAGTCTACGAGTCCCTTGACAATGGCCTGCTCGCACGCTGGACGGGTGCTGATGACCGAACTGAAATGGGGTATCGGTCGTTGACAGCGTGGTTCAACAAACGACTCCTCAAACAGGTCTACACTGAACACGGTCGTGAATCCCTTGACACCCGTATCGACAGTGACTACACGACGTTGCGTGGCGACGACGACTTACAACGGGACGAACTCATCGAGCGACTGCAAGCCACGGGTATCCCCGGAGCGTCGCTCCACGACGACATGGTGTCGTGGGGAACGATGCGAACGCACCTCAATGACTGTTTAGACGGTGAAAAAGAGCTCCCGAAGGCGACAACTAACTGGGAGCAGGAGAGCGTGGCAACGGCGAAAACGGTTGTCGAACGGAAGGCCGAAACGGCACTGTCCTCGCTCGCGAAGAAAGGCGATCTTGACGGCGGTGACACCGCGGAGATAGAGGCCCAGATACAACTCGGCTGCCCAGACTGTCCGACCCGTGTTCCGTTCGATGTCGCACTCGAACGTGGGTACGTCTGCAAGCAACACCGGAACGCGAGTTTGTCAGCACACAATTCATGA
- a CDS encoding 30S ribosomal protein S17, translating into MQADPKEIIDIGDRLLSEYPELFTEQYETNTRLVQRLAGVDSCRTQTRLTRYITRKKRTRNGSQR; encoded by the coding sequence ATGCAGGCCGACCCCAAAGAGATAATCGACATCGGCGACAGGCTACTGTCGGAGTATCCCGAGCTGTTTACCGAGCAGTACGAGACAAACACTCGTCTTGTTCAGCGACTTGCCGGCGTGGATTCGTGTCGCACCCAAACCCGACTCACCAGATACATCACCCGAAAAAAACGGACACGGAACGGCTCGCAAAGGTGA
- a CDS encoding Gfo/Idh/MocA family protein — translation MTYTVAVIGTGADPDDPDTDGFAMAYRHAGAYRRLDSCELTACADVIPENAKDFGERWDLSDRNVYTDTEKMLNAVKPDIVSVCVPPHIHAPVVMTCAESGVMDAIHCEKPMATRWEDCQKMVSACKRAGIQLTFNHQRRFGKPFRKAKSLLENGRIGSLERIELGGKNLFDYGSHLFDLCGYFTDQTMSKWVMAGIEYSEENVQFGAHNENQAIAQWRYTNGVNGLASTGDGGIVDCHMRLLGSDGMIEIGGEVPLRVRTGRKWETIGTDGEDVHGPNETIFDAAKQKISARIPGATVENARPETYIDRAIADSVDALSTGREPELSADNALQATELIFGCWESARRCGRVDFPLEIDDNPLESMVESGQVLTANNQ, via the coding sequence ATGACGTACACTGTCGCAGTCATTGGGACTGGCGCAGATCCGGACGATCCGGATACTGACGGGTTCGCAATGGCATATAGACATGCAGGCGCGTACAGACGGCTAGATTCCTGTGAACTCACCGCCTGTGCTGACGTCATCCCGGAGAACGCGAAAGATTTCGGTGAACGGTGGGATCTCTCAGACCGAAATGTCTACACGGACACTGAGAAGATGCTCAATGCTGTCAAGCCCGACATTGTCAGTGTCTGTGTTCCGCCACATATTCACGCACCTGTTGTGATGACGTGTGCTGAAAGTGGGGTAATGGACGCGATTCACTGTGAAAAGCCGATGGCAACGAGATGGGAGGACTGTCAGAAAATGGTATCGGCCTGTAAGCGTGCTGGCATCCAACTTACGTTCAACCACCAGCGGCGGTTCGGAAAGCCGTTCCGGAAAGCCAAATCGCTGCTTGAAAACGGAAGAATAGGCTCGTTAGAGCGGATTGAACTCGGTGGAAAAAACCTGTTTGATTACGGGTCACACCTGTTTGATCTCTGTGGGTACTTCACTGACCAGACGATGTCAAAATGGGTGATGGCTGGGATCGAATACAGCGAGGAAAACGTACAGTTTGGGGCCCATAACGAAAATCAAGCCATCGCGCAATGGCGTTATACGAACGGTGTCAACGGGCTTGCATCAACAGGGGATGGTGGTATTGTCGACTGCCATATGCGATTGCTGGGATCAGACGGAATGATAGAAATCGGCGGCGAGGTTCCGCTACGGGTTCGGACCGGCAGAAAGTGGGAGACGATCGGTACAGATGGAGAGGACGTACATGGTCCCAACGAAACAATCTTCGATGCCGCAAAACAGAAGATCAGCGCTCGAATTCCGGGAGCCACTGTAGAAAACGCGAGACCTGAAACCTATATCGACCGTGCCATAGCAGACTCCGTTGACGCACTTTCTACAGGTCGTGAACCTGAACTTTCAGCCGACAACGCACTGCAGGCAACGGAACTTATATTCGGCTGCTGGGAGTCCGCTCGGCGGTGCGGCCGAGTCGACTTCCCGCTGGAAATCGACGATAACCCGCTGGAGTCGATGGTCGAAAGCGGGCAGGTACTCACTGCGAACAATCAATGA
- a CDS encoding archaea-specific SMC-related protein, giving the protein MTWTIEIERIAGILEGAATVEPGLNVVRGSNWQGKSSFIEAIKTSLGTSTELTEGADSGTVHLETPTGVYDVTLSRENGTVARHGDPYLSDEYDVVRAELFACLDERNEVRRAVRAGENLEDVLLRPLDFQNIDSQIETLQREREQIETELTQAREAKKRIPSVQEKVTRLENEIEDLRAKRETIDSDAGSDDSSESVRRQLSQARTEQNQAKNRVERLEQSIERTEQRLSERQDTLEALEIPEYTDVEDKLSEARQRLSQVERDAEVLQSVYSATEMVLSEERLDLLTEVERDIDGDTVACWTCGSETTRADLADQLDALGSELTALRAQKETYRDTVEELETQREEISQARRRKADLEEDIAELEATLADRKQSLDTASNRLEQAQADVERLSDHVDAAVAELSDVESEIKYREAELEDTADELAQLETRADRVDTLETEIEAVRDDLAELRGRKDRLKREAREAFDTAMQDILSRFGTGFETARLTADFDIVVARDGQEASLDALSEGELELIGFVAALAGRQSFDVGDAVPLLLVDGLGGLDDDNLHTLIEYLQQRTEYLVFTAYPEYTAFDGREIDPTQWTVANEKEASAD; this is encoded by the coding sequence ATGACTTGGACCATCGAAATCGAACGAATCGCGGGTATCCTTGAGGGGGCGGCGACGGTAGAGCCGGGATTGAACGTCGTCCGTGGCTCGAACTGGCAGGGGAAATCGAGCTTCATTGAAGCCATCAAAACGTCCCTTGGCACCTCCACAGAGTTGACTGAAGGAGCGGACAGCGGTACAGTGCATCTCGAAACGCCAACGGGCGTCTATGATGTGACGCTCTCCCGTGAAAACGGCACCGTGGCCCGACACGGTGACCCGTACCTCAGCGACGAGTACGACGTGGTCCGCGCTGAACTGTTCGCGTGCTTAGATGAGCGTAACGAAGTCCGTCGCGCTGTCCGGGCAGGAGAAAACCTCGAGGACGTGCTGTTGCGGCCGCTTGATTTCCAGAACATCGACTCACAGATCGAGACGTTACAGCGGGAACGCGAACAGATCGAAACGGAACTCACGCAGGCACGCGAAGCGAAAAAGCGGATCCCCAGCGTTCAGGAGAAAGTGACGCGGCTGGAAAACGAGATCGAAGATTTGCGGGCTAAACGCGAAACAATCGACAGTGATGCAGGAAGCGACGACAGTTCAGAGTCGGTTCGCCGTCAACTCAGCCAAGCACGGACTGAACAGAATCAGGCCAAAAACCGCGTCGAACGACTCGAACAAAGTATCGAGCGGACGGAACAGCGTCTTTCAGAGCGTCAAGATACGCTTGAGGCCCTCGAAATTCCTGAATACACTGATGTTGAGGACAAACTCTCGGAGGCACGGCAGCGGCTCTCGCAGGTGGAGCGAGACGCCGAGGTACTCCAGTCTGTGTACTCGGCCACAGAGATGGTACTCAGTGAGGAGCGGCTCGACCTGCTTACCGAGGTGGAGCGTGATATCGACGGTGACACCGTGGCCTGTTGGACGTGCGGCAGTGAGACGACTCGCGCGGACTTGGCTGACCAACTGGACGCGCTCGGGAGCGAACTCACCGCGCTTCGAGCTCAGAAGGAGACTTACCGAGACACTGTCGAGGAACTGGAAACACAGCGCGAGGAAATCAGTCAGGCTCGCCGTCGAAAGGCGGACCTAGAGGAAGACATCGCTGAACTGGAGGCGACGCTAGCCGACCGGAAACAGAGCCTTGACACTGCTAGCAACAGGCTCGAACAGGCTCAGGCGGACGTGGAGCGACTCTCCGACCATGTTGATGCGGCCGTAGCGGAGCTTTCGGACGTCGAAAGTGAGATTAAGTACCGCGAGGCCGAACTCGAAGACACCGCCGACGAACTGGCACAACTGGAAACGAGAGCGGACCGCGTTGACACGCTGGAAACCGAGATTGAAGCTGTACGCGATGACCTCGCAGAATTACGGGGTCGGAAAGACCGACTCAAGCGCGAGGCACGGGAGGCGTTCGACACGGCGATGCAGGACATCCTCTCCAGATTCGGGACGGGGTTCGAAACGGCCCGACTCACCGCTGACTTCGACATTGTGGTCGCTCGCGACGGCCAAGAAGCGAGCTTAGATGCCCTCAGCGAGGGTGAACTCGAACTCATCGGTTTTGTGGCAGCGCTGGCCGGTCGCCAGTCTTTCGACGTTGGCGACGCTGTACCGCTCTTGCTCGTCGACGGTCTGGGCGGCCTTGATGACGACAATCTCCACACCCTTATCGAGTACCTGCAGCAGCGGACAGAGTATCTGGTGTTTACTGCGTACCCGGAATACACAGCCTTTGACGGACGCGAGATCGACCCGACCCAGTGGACCGTTGCGAACGAGAAAGAGGCCTCGGCTGACTGA
- a CDS encoding HalOD1 output domain-containing protein, giving the protein MSLEWNETETVFWANQYESPSEAIVTAIAAKESVAETSLPPLYNQIDPDALDTLVAGQSNDDIQISFTYSGYTVRIRDSETIEITPT; this is encoded by the coding sequence ATGAGTTTGGAGTGGAACGAGACAGAAACTGTCTTTTGGGCAAACCAGTACGAATCGCCGAGTGAAGCGATTGTAACCGCTATAGCAGCGAAAGAATCCGTAGCGGAAACCAGTCTCCCGCCGTTGTATAACCAAATTGACCCGGACGCCCTCGACACGCTTGTTGCAGGGCAGTCCAACGACGACATTCAGATTAGTTTCACATACAGTGGGTACACCGTTCGGATTCGAGATAGCGAGACCATCGAAATCACGCCGACATAA
- the nadE gene encoding NAD(+) synthase, whose product MSKAMHPHTLKLPREEHGLATSKAATRRIQGILPVFLENKIIEAEANGLVVALDGSVESTVAAALAVDGIGADYVTGLVMPVQLSDEGPARTAETVASLLDIDCHRLHLQPVLTAFQRVVDETGGPTDDLVAMQNATERFRMACKYYVANTRNELVVGTVSRTDRLLGSVAKHGENGVDLSLFGDLYRTEIDALADALAVPSDLLNQSPHPMWQVGATDVAELGIDQQELDSILHFAVDRGCSASAVADKVGVGESIVERAVQWCASTRHKRHTPPKPSMDN is encoded by the coding sequence GTGAGTAAAGCGATGCATCCTCACACGCTCAAACTCCCGCGTGAGGAACACGGATTGGCGACGTCGAAGGCAGCGACTAGACGGATACAGGGCATCCTTCCGGTGTTCTTGGAGAACAAGATCATCGAGGCAGAGGCTAACGGACTGGTCGTTGCCCTCGATGGCAGCGTCGAATCGACGGTTGCGGCGGCGCTGGCCGTCGACGGCATTGGGGCCGACTACGTGACCGGTCTGGTGATGCCGGTGCAGCTAAGCGACGAAGGACCTGCTCGAACGGCTGAAACCGTCGCGTCGCTGCTGGACATCGACTGCCACCGGCTCCACCTGCAGCCAGTGCTTACGGCGTTCCAGCGAGTCGTCGATGAGACCGGTGGGCCGACCGACGACCTCGTGGCAATGCAAAACGCCACCGAACGCTTCCGGATGGCATGTAAGTACTACGTCGCCAACACCAGAAACGAACTCGTCGTCGGGACGGTTTCCCGGACTGACCGACTGCTGGGATCCGTTGCGAAACACGGCGAGAACGGCGTGGATCTATCGCTGTTTGGCGACCTCTATAGAACTGAAATCGATGCCCTCGCTGATGCACTTGCGGTCCCATCGGACCTCCTCAACCAGTCCCCACATCCAATGTGGCAGGTTGGTGCAACTGATGTGGCGGAACTGGGTATTGACCAGCAAGAACTTGACAGCATCCTCCATTTCGCGGTTGATAGGGGCTGTTCCGCATCGGCGGTGGCCGACAAGGTCGGCGTTGGCGAATCTATCGTTGAACGAGCGGTTCAGTGGTGTGCCAGTACGCGCCACAAGCGACACACGCCACCAAAGCCATCGATGGATAACTGA
- a CDS encoding glycosyltransferase family 2 protein — translation MVSVSVIIATLKPRDEIEAIQCLKDQTFDDFEVIVCDESPVTKARNEGIRQASADKIVFLDDDSRPRQGYLQKADEVLETEAAYAGRTVHPVDDVFAHHFTAHYDWGDDPCYVNHFWGCNMGVHRTVFNAVGGWDEQMGWGHEEKELARRIRSEFDIRYDPELIVDHPYASSITEYWKKQYKLETKSPYYWSKCNVPRTNQLKNVFCEALDPLNYVRITPVATVVEAGSTVAKTVGRIRGYLSHTHEEDKGEVPDIDRSVQSTDPSD, via the coding sequence ATGGTGTCGGTCAGCGTTATCATCGCGACGTTGAAGCCGCGTGATGAGATTGAAGCAATACAGTGCCTCAAAGACCAGACGTTCGACGACTTCGAGGTTATCGTGTGTGATGAGAGCCCAGTGACTAAGGCACGAAATGAAGGAATCAGACAAGCCTCAGCCGACAAGATAGTATTTCTCGATGATGATTCCCGACCCCGTCAAGGATATCTACAAAAGGCTGATGAGGTCCTCGAAACAGAGGCGGCATACGCCGGTCGAACCGTCCACCCAGTCGATGATGTGTTTGCCCACCATTTCACAGCCCATTACGACTGGGGAGACGATCCTTGCTACGTCAACCACTTCTGGGGATGTAACATGGGTGTTCACAGGACCGTCTTTAACGCTGTTGGTGGGTGGGACGAACAAATGGGGTGGGGTCACGAAGAAAAGGAACTCGCCAGACGAATCAGAAGCGAGTTTGATATTCGGTATGACCCCGAACTCATCGTCGACCACCCGTACGCATCATCTATTACCGAGTACTGGAAGAAACAGTATAAGCTCGAGACAAAGAGTCCGTACTACTGGTCAAAATGTAACGTCCCGCGAACAAATCAGCTCAAGAATGTTTTCTGTGAGGCACTTGATCCATTGAATTACGTCAGAATAACGCCAGTAGCGACTGTGGTAGAAGCGGGCAGTACTGTTGCAAAGACAGTTGGGCGTATTCGAGGATACCTGAGTCACACCCACGAAGAGGACAAAGGCGAGGTACCGGATATTGATCGATCCGTCCAATCCACAGATCCGTCAGACTAA